In Manis javanica isolate MJ-LG chromosome X, MJ_LKY, whole genome shotgun sequence, the DNA window CACGTGTGAGAGATTGTAGCTATGCCTGGGTTGGGGGTATGTGTGGGTTTGAGTGTATCTGAATGCCGTATGTGAGAGTAGGGGTGTACTGAGTTGGGAGTTAGTATAAATGTGATTGTATCTGGGTGGAGTTCCTTTGAGTGTAGGTCTAGTTGAGGTGTGTATATGTGAAGATGAGTGTGTTTAGATGGGacgtgtgtgtgagagagtgtagCTATATCGGTATTGGGTATGTGTGTGAAAGTGGATGTATCTGAATGATGTGTATGAGAAAGAGAATGTGCACCTATCCAGTTGGGGCAAAAGAGAGTGGGTATATCTAAGTAGGATGTGTGGAGTTCTCTCTGGATGGAGTATGAGAGATAGGGTGTATCTGGGTAGTGTGTGAAGGAGCGTATAGGTGTATCTGTGTGAgctgtttgagtgtgagtgtatctgggtgagtgtgtgtgcatgtgagtatATCTGGTTAGTGCATGTGAGAGTGTTTGGGTGTATTTGGATGGGGAATGTATCTGagaatgtgtgtgtattcatatatGAGTGTGGATTTATCTGGACGTTGTGTAGGTGGTGTATCTGGGTGTTTTGTATGTTTGAGAGTGTGAGTGCGTCTGGGTGGCGTGTGTGATTCTGcatgtgtgtatgaatgtgtttATCTTTCCTAGAGCATATATACCTCTGCTGCAGTGTCTGTAAATGCGAGCACATCCATGTTTGTGTACGTGCCTATGTGTGTGTGGCTGGTTGTACCTGCGTGTGCTGGTACAGggcttgtgtgtgcatgtgcttgtTAGACTTGTCTGTATCTGTATGTGTCTATGAGATGAGTTATTCCTACATGTGACTAAGTTGGATCTGCAATGTCTCTGGAGCCAGGCTTTGAGTTTGCATCCTAGTTCTGTCATTAATtcgctgtgtggctttgggcaaatcACCTAACCTCAACTAAGCCCCAGTCTCTTATTTGTAAAGTGGGGGTAATAATGCTGCCTATCTCATAGGGTGAAGATTGAATGAGTTAAGATTGAAAAAAgtgcttaggacagtgcctgTTACATAATGAGCCCACTGTGCCATTAAGGTCTTACCTAGTACTATAATTATTACATGCGCCAATGTGTAACATTGTATGTGTTCATCTGCAAGCATGAATAGGTAAGTTTCTATGTGTATACTTGTGACATTTGCCATAtccatgtatatgtataaaagaATGAGCAGAtcctgtgtgtatgtgggagtgattttgtacataaaactGGATTTGTACTAATATGTGTCCCAGTGTGTATATAAAACCATGGGTGTATGAGAAAGGAAGTGTGTGTCTAAGAGGATGACAGATGAGGTTTGGCCCTGTGTGTATTTCTCAGCGCGCACACACCTGTTTCCTTGGTAATGTTATGTCCATATGAGTGCAGGTGTTATCTGCGTTGCTGTCACATCTGCGTATGTGAGCATGCTtccgtgtgtgtgcgtgtgcacatgcACCAGTGTGCCTTATCTGAATATGTAAACAGGTTTGTAGTGGTCAAGATGTAAATGCGTGCATGTGAATCTACCTCTGTTGTGTGTGTCTTTAAATGTGAGTAGCTTTGTGTCCAGGTTTATATGTGTGTCCAGAGCTAGatgatgcatgtgtgtgtgtgtgtgtgtgtgtgtgtgtgtgtgtaaaggatTTGTGCCTACATGGCCATGAACCAGGATGTGTGTATCTGTGTCATGTGAGTGTATCTGTAGGTGTCAGTGCATGTGTGCCTCTGAGGGTCTGTGTCTGTGTTTATAAGCATCAGTGACTATGTGGTTGTGTATGTGTGAGCCTGCATtgtgcctgcctgcctctgtgtGTGTAGCAGTGAGCCTGAGTGATGTTCCTgtatgtgtgagcatgtctgtgtctGTACTGTGTGTACGTGTATGTGTCCACGGCAGGGTTTGTATAAGATAGTGGGTTTTAACCTCTTGGTGTAAGCCTGGGGTTGGGGAGAGCCTCAGTCTGTAGGATATGAATAGGACTTGCCCTGTGTCTCAGTGTCAGTTCTTATGTCTGAGCACACATGATTGTGTCTGAAAGCACGTGGGTCCAAACAATTTGgtttgcaggtgtgtgtgtgtctgcatgtgccCATGTGAATCGTGAATGTGTTTCTGCCTAGGCCTGTATTTCTATAGAAGGCGGgttgtctgtatgtgtgtgttgtatatCTTTGTGATTTGCTGGTAGATGGGCACCTACACACACGCCAGACTCTTCCTtgaggagggtgtgtgtgtgtgtgtacctgatTGTGCTTATCAGCTGGTGTAAGTCCAGGTGTAAGTGCAAATTTGAACCTCCATGTACACATGTGCCTGTGTGCTAGTGTGTCTCTGCAATGTAACTAGATGTGAATGTGTTAGGGCATTCACAACCtggcacacagagaaggcaaactaTTTGTATGGCACACTGAAATAAACTGAAGAGGATTTAGGGGTACTAACATCTGGTGAAAAGAAATTTCttacattttcattatattatacaaattgtggcaagaaaaagaaaaatgcaaagtttTAGGGGAataattaaataatgaatttgtATACAACCTTCAAATGAAATCTTTTCAGAGTTTTTTCATAGCACACTCGAGCTTGCTTCTGGAAACCAATTTTTTTCTACCCATGAAAATTCGTAGCAGTCCACATTCATGCTCACTCCTCTTGAGCCTTTGGTCATGGCTGCCGGGGCTTATTTTATGGTCATTTTCATCAGGATTTGGTAAATAAGTTGGTGCTGAGCATAGATCTCCTGCATCAGGTTACTGTGTTTCTTGGTAAAAACCCAAATGAACAAATGTAGCAAATAACTTAGCAGTTCTGACACGGATATAAACTTTCATCGGGGCCTGCCGTTTCTTGATCTTGGTAGGCATGCTGGTGGAGGTAAGCTCCATTCTTTGGAGGTTGTTCGGGCACTATTTACCTTAATGTCCTGGGTAATTAGCTTGAATGTATGAAGTACAGCTGCGAGCATGATTGGGCAGATAAGCAAAGCTCAGCTCAAAAGCAGGAGCCCTCGGGTATTCAGATTCCATTTCGGTTTCTCTGAAGCATCAGTTTCTAGTGTTGAATATGGCTGGTGCTTTCACACCATACCAACCTGTCTTCTTCCTGcttccctttttctcctcccttttatGGCTCACTTGTTCTTGCCCTGACCAGGAAAGAGACCCAGGTTTTACTCTCAAAATAGCAATATAATCTCTTGTGCCTCTTCCTAGTCACCATCAACAGGAAACTGCTTGCATAAGTAGGCGGCAGAACACAGTCTAGGAGTACTTTGTTTTTGTTAAAACTCCTTTTTCATGAGTAATCAGAACTTGGATAATTTGTAGCCTTTAAATATTGTGCATCAAAGGTGGATCCTTCTTTAAAACTaggctctttcttttctttcaatcaAACGCCATACTAACATTTCTTGTAACAAATGCTCATGAATTTTGAGCCTAACAGAAAATtctcattttgaatatttcaaaataattttgaagcttTCCCTCTAAATAGACACAGACATTGCTTTACTCATCTTACTAAGTCCTTTTAAGTATTCAACTTAGAGCACCAACTGAACGTCACCCAGGGAACCATACATGACCTCATTCTAAGTTGAAGTTTGGTTTTACATCCATAAACCTTGTCAGCACACTTTCATATATTGTTTAAtgcctttaaaattttcagtgtaATTGTATTTGTGCACTCAAAGAGCCATATGTTGAAGACAGTAAGCATCAAATTTGCAAAGTAAGAATCACTCACAAAGAAAtgctgaaaattttcttttagcTCATGCACCTTTTCCAAAATTCTTACACACTTAGGTTTAAAACAATAGAGAAGGGTGTACTGAACCCACTGCTTCACAGAAAGCTGACACGCAGGTGGGTAGTGCCTTGGATTTAATTAAAGTCACCTAGCATCATTTACTGTGGAAATGAGACCTACAGGCAAACATTTATGGATGAGGGCTTCTCTGTGAATGAAGCTCGGCATTTTCAGAACAAATTCCAGATGTAAATTTCCTGCCACAGGCTTACACAGTTTCcgcaatatttcaaaatattaatgtatCACTTTGAATACTTCAACCTTCATTTATTTTGGTGCTTCTTGCATTTCAGGCTTTCTGACTAGTAATATTGAATTGAGCACAGTTTAATCAACATCCAGAGATGTGTCAGCATAAAGTGAAAACCATTTTGACTCAACAATCTGGGTTAGTGTTGCTTCGACATCCTATGACCTGTCGTCATTGTGTCTCCTAATAGCAATAATTGAAAGTGGCCCCTTTCATATTCCTTTTACCTCGTTGGTCCCAAATACAATGTGGACCATTTCCTGGCAGGCTGTTAACATGTGAGATTCTGCTGGGAGGACCAGCTTAGCTTTACTGGTTAACCATGCAACCCTGTCACTAGCTGGTTGAGCTCCATCTAAGGATGTTCCAACCCATCTCGTAAAAGAGGCCAGTTTCTCAATTTGCACCTCCAGATGCTTTAAAAGGTCCAAATCTTTTGTGTGACAGACGGTTTTGAAGTCAGTTGACCAACAAAGCCTGTTGGAAAATGAAGTTTCTTTTTGATAACTTTGCCATGCAAATGGACACTAAGGCTGAGGCAGAAAGCCGAATCCAAATTTGAGACAATTCTCATTAAGTTGCTTAAATTAGGGACATCTTTGATTTCTTAGGAGGGAAGACTACTGCGTTTGTCTGGTGAGTCTCTTGATTTTCCAGCTTCAAGCAAAAAgtccattttgatgggaaaagaagtatattaaaaattaaatctactTGAATATAAGGTATCGAAGAGGTCAGCAGACCATTGTGACTTCTGAAAACTGTTCTTTTCAAGAAGCAAATTTTAGGTCTTCTGCTTTTTGAAGAAAGCAGCACTCTGCAACAAAGCCATAAAGGCCcagcttttcctttaatgaaTCAATGCAGTTCAACTCCTGTCAGGCTGTATTCACTTactgattgtgggtaaaattgtaatatttccagaatatctcacctggctttagtaaaTCTGcgtatcaataggcgttcagaggtggaaagaagtatggctttactgcatttgcatcattcctcaggggtggagagaagttcatctccatatcaatgggtaattgcctgggcaactgagggcttatttgtacctgagaggggagggggaggggccagttttgcttctctCGGAGCTGGAAAGATAGAAGGCcccgggactgcagtttgtaagcaataaatggatttaaactttatttctccctttgactgatttcagttttagaagtgttttgcccagggatttcctctccctggacttacactgaTAAATATTTTTGCCTACAAATAAAAGATAACTATGAAAGTAGTTATGAAATACCACCAAGAATCAGATTtggctgattttttaaatatcaaaagccAATAGCAcgtaaatcaataaataaaccaACAAGTAATGAAAATGATATTGTAGTGTTTTTACAAGAGTATCTTTTAGATATACTTACTGAAATACTCTGGTATAATAGATAATGCTTCAGAACACTCTGGAAGTGGGTTAGGTTATAGGTGAAACAAAACCCTGAGTCTATCATTGGTTAATCTGGGCAGTGGGTACGGTGAGGTTCATTACAGTATCCTCTCTACTTTTTTATGTTTGAAATGTTCTAGAAGAAAAGGTCTTTCAAAATAGCAACAGTCAAGAAAATTATCAAGATGATTATATTTAGGAATGCCTAATACTATAAAGAGTGATAAAAGAGTCAATCATACAACACTTCTATTCcattaagaacttgttcgttatgctacagacgattggagactgttgagaaataggcttggagttgattaatgactgtgcattgagtcccctatacacaattttattgttgttaacaaccatttgatcaataaatatgagagatgccctccctccaaaaaaaaaagttgtggaaaaataagaatgagatcaaattaaaagaaaatcaaaaattGTACTTTATGGGCAATACCAAAAACCCTCACCAATGAGCAAGTTGCAGTCAAAGTAATAATCAGACTATCTGGGATGTTTCAACAGGAAGTGATGCAAAGATTTACATCTTCCCTTTTCACATGGCGCCCTAGAACCCCTTCTTCCTCTGGCCCCTACAATGGCAGGTGCTCAGCAGCCAGGCAGCTCTGTTAAAGTTTTCCCCTGTAGGTGAAGGAGTTGGCCGGTCGGTGCACATGTGCGGATTTGTCTTTGGGTGTATACCTGTTGTAGGATGTGTACATCAAgtaagtgtctgtgtgtgtgagtacacatctgtgtgtgtgagtgtgttacTGTAGCTACAGGCACTTTTTGTGTTTGGTTGTGCTTGCATATTGCCAGGGAGCGTGTGTTTTGCAATTGGTACACTTCTCTTTATAAATGAGTGTGTACATAAATtgttatgtgtgtgtacatgtgccaGGATGTACATATCTATGCTGCTGAGTGTACCTAACCTACATTCCAGGGTTTGGGTCAGTTGATCTCCGTGTGTTAGAGTGTGTTGGAGTATGtaatgtgtgcgtgtgtatgagTTTTTCACTTGCCTCTTTTTTCCTCCATGCATATATATCTGTGGCTATCTGAGTGGGGTTCTGtctgtatacatatgtgtgcatgtttctctgtgtgtgtgtgtgcacatggcaGGATTTAAGCTCATGTGAGCATGCTGGCATATGCAAGTAACTGAATCTGAGTGTTAATGTATGTAATGGTGTTTGTATAGGTGATGATGTAGGTATGCCactgtatacatatgtgtgttaTAAGAATTTATGTGAATGTGTGAGAATATTTGGATACTCAGGTAGGTTGTGTATATGAGTCTTCATGTGagtaggtttgtgtgtgtgtatatctcaGGATTTGAgagttcgtgtgtgtgtgtgtgtggagttacAATTGTGGGTTTACAGGCCattgcacatgtatgtgtgtgagtgtttgtgtatTGAATGGTTCTCACCCCTCTCATACCCAACACCCTCTTTATGTAACAGTTATTTTGTAACACCACCTTACTATCTGGACATGAAGTTCTTAGCTAATTTAATCTCTGTGCatataatttcaaaagaaaatccaTGTAGTATTTTATGCAGTATCTGTATTGTATTAACTCTACCAgaaataagtagaaataaaaggtaagagatatataggaaaataatttgtattttgatatgTAAATGCTCGGGCGTGACACTCCCTAGGGGAATCAATGAAGTAATTAGAGTTTTGGAATGTCTTACCATGAGTAAACGTGGGTTTAGGAGAAGGGTGGAAAACAAGCTGCCTCTTGCACCAAGTGCAGAGAAACAACAGGCAAAGGCCTAGAGGTGAGATTTCCCAAAATAGCGAACAATTGCAGGAAACTGCTCCACAAAGCAAAGTACAGTCTCCTCTGGACTTACATGAAAAGTTGTGTTCCAGGATAATTCAAGGTATGTTAAATCAGGGGGGATATTGTGTTTCTGTGTGAAAGAGTTAGATTCTAACTTCAGGTCATTACAAGTCTAAAGGCCTAGGGGATGTGGCTGTGTGGGACTGCCCCCCAAATCAGTGGATGGCAGCATCCTCGCCCTGGACCCCTAAATGCCAGGAAAGCATACACCCTAGCATTGTGTCAACCAAAAATGCTCCTACAAATTTCCAAAAATGTCCCCTAGGGGGCAGTGACGCCTCTGTTGAAGATGAAGCGTGGGCGTTTGGGCAGGGTACCTAGTTCGTGTGAAGGAGGCAGCGGTACAGATATACCTTCCGCtcgcgtgtgcgtgtgcgtgtgtgtgtgcgtgcgtgtgagCTGGTTGCTGTCTGCGGGTTTCCATAGCAGTAGgttctgtgtgtgagtgtgtaggtgtGTATCTGCTATCTGAGGGAGTCGGGCACAAGCAGGTGTGTGTGttacgtgcatgcacacacatcctTAGCCTCTGATGGGCCCAGGCTGCCGCTGCCAATCTGGGCTCAAAATCCTCTCCTTGCTTATTTGTAGAATTGCCCCAGGTTTCCAGGCAAcaccagggtttgtttttttgctgctattttttgttgtggttgttttattttttgttttgtgttcatttttgttttcactgaGACTCAGCTTCGCATTATTCACCTTCTTGGTCTTAGCGTATCTCtgtgtctccctctctctgtctctatctttgCCTCTTTCCCCCTTGGCTCCCTATTATCTgtctctcaggccccacccccatCTCTATTTCTCTATACCCATCTCTCTTTACTGGCATTATCTCTCTCCTTCtatctctcagtctctgtctctttctcctgctctcctccctttgtctctttttctatctctttctccctttctgtctctctgtctctcactccGTCCCTACTTCTctgccttctttgtctcttgcacTCTGTTTCTGTGTGTCTCTTTGTTCTCACTCTCATTCTCTTCCCATCTGCCTCTTATTTCTatctcttcctgtctctctcccatttctctgattatttctctccttttctccctgctGTGTCTTCTTCtctgtctatctctctctctcacacacacacacaaacacacatacgtTCATTCATCATTCCTTCTCTGTcactctctgtgtgtctctctgaCTCTCTGTTACATTCAGTCTTTATTGCTTTTCCCTGCCTCCCTTCAAGGctaaggagtgtgtgtgtgtgcacgcgcacaCACGCACATTTACATACATCTAGCTATCAGCTGGTCCACTGTTCCAGGGGAGCTTAGGCCTTTAGGAGCCCAAAGGGGGCCCACCAATCCCATTTTTCCTGAGCCCCTGCTCTTGCAACTTCTCATGGCCTACTGGCACCATCTGTGAGATTTTGGGATGCCAGCAAAAAAGCCTGGCTCCAGGTGGCTGTGGCAAGCCAAGTTGGGTTTTTCTGGGAATCGGTGCAGAGGGTAGACTTTTATCCTGGGAGGAAGGGTGTAGAAAGAGCTTCACCCAAGTCCTGCTGCTCCCATCCTCAAATCCAGCCCAGCTGAACTGGAGTTAAGCTTCTCCAGCTTCTGCCTGACCTGCCTTGCTGCCTTTCTCCTGGAATCTTCTGTGTTACCTTGTCACACCTcactccccctgccccagccgCACATACAAGGAATCCTCCTGTTTCCCCTCAAGCTTTCCTATGACCCAACACTCAGGCACTGCCTAGTCTGGCTACCTGGATGCCTCCCTGAGCCACCAACCCATTTACTCTCTCAACCATTTGGCTTGACAGCTTCTGACTGAGAGCCTAGCACATGCTATGCACAGCTCTTCTAGAGGAGAATGTGTGAATCTATAATCTTTGCCCTTGAGAAACATTCGTTCTAACAGGGAGAGGCAGGCAATAAAccagattttaaaagtaaattatatagtgcattagaagagagaaattctaagaagaaaaataaaccagggCAAGGGGTATGGGACTGCTATTATTTCTCACCTGGATTACTGCAGGAGCCTCCTAAATAGCTTCCCTACTTCCACCTTTGTGCCACATGGTCTGTGTGCCTCACAGCAGCAATGGGATCCTGTTCAATCCTGAGTCATAGGACATCTTACCTCTGCTCAAAAAGCTCGCATGGTTGCCATCTCATTCAGAGTAACTTTTACTCTTCACCATGGCCTACATTATCTGGCCTGGCCAACCTTTCTGATCTCACCACCCACCATTTTTCCCTTGCTCACTCTGTTCCACCCGCATTGGCCTTCTTGCTCTTCCTCAAATGCACCACCTGTAGTcccacctcagagcctttgctctggctgttccctctgcctagactTTTCTTCCCTCACATATCCACATGGCTCACTCTTTCACCCCCTTCAGGTCATTGCTCAGATGGTACCTTCTCCATGATGCCTTCCCTGCTCACCTCATCTAAAATTGCACCTCCCCcaccttttattttatattcccctgacttcttttatttttaggaacTTCCCATCATCTGACCTACTTTACTTCACCTATATATCTTCTTTCTTATCTAGAATGTCAGCTTCACCAGGGCAGAGACCTGTGACTATCTTTTTCACAGCTGtatcctcagtgcctggcacacagttgaTACTCAATAGGTTTTCGATAAGTGAATACACATAAGCCTACCTACATCTTCATATTTACACATACTCCCCacctcatttaaaataaaacccaagTGCTCATCATAGCTCACAGCCCTACATGAACTGCCCCCAGACACCTCTGTGACCTCACCTACCACCATTTCCCTTGCCGGCCCTGTTCTAACCGCCCTGGTCTTCCCACTGTTCCTTGAATATGAGCACACTTAGCACATTCCTGATCATGAATAAAAAACCTACTTAATGAGTGGCTACCAGCATTAACCAAAAAACACGAAAcgaatagaaacaaatgacatacACAGCACATAGGATCAGTACTGTTTTGTGCAACATTTACTTCAGCGATGTGTGTGAGGTGGtgatgtaaaatgtatttcttaccaTGGGTGGCAGTCAGAGTTTGAAAAGCTCAACATTAGGGCTTTGCAGAGGGGAAGAAAAGCCACGTCAACATCCCTCCCCAGAGACCCACCAATGGAGGAAACAGGTAACCTGGGACATCAAGAGAGGTAAAGTATCCTCATCCAGCCAGGAGGGGTAGGAGCAGCAGTGAGCCAGAGGCAGGAGCTGACACCAGctggggaggaagtggggaggtgGCCTACACACACTAACACTgccctttctgtttcttccttgcctTGCCTTTCCAcctgtttctctctgtctctttctcttgggtttctcttcctccctctcccctcctctctctgcctctctttccttccctctctccttgtcTCTCTGGTGCTGTCTCTCTCCTTATCTCTTCTCACTCTTGCTCATCCCCTCTATGTCCTTCTCCATTTGTATCCATTTATATCTTTGTCACcattttgtacttctttgttCTATCTTTCTCTCTATCTGTGCctctctgtgttttttttctctctctctctcctgccctcatctctctgtctctctgtgtctgtgtctccccTATTATCCTCATTTGCAGGTGCGGCCCAGCAGGACAACTGATGGAGTCCTCCAAGGTCCATCGAGTACCAGACTGGCTGGCCCTGTAGGGTTGGGAGCAGCCCCTGCCCCTCAGTATGGCCAACACCACTGGACAGCCCGAGGAGGTGAGCGGCGCACTGTCCCCACCATCAGCATCAGCTTATGTGAAGATGGTGCTTCTGGGACTGATCATGTGTGTGAGCCTGGCGGGCAATGCCATCTTGTCCCTGCTGGTGCTCAAGGAGCGTGCCCTGCACAAGGCTCCTTACTACTTTCTGCTGGACCTGTGCCTGGCTGATGGCATACGCTCCGCCGTTTGCTTCCCTTTTGTGCTGGCTTCTGTGCGCCACGGCTCCTCATGGACCTTCAGCGCACTCAGCTGCAAGATTGTGGCCTTTATGGCCGTGCTCTTTTGCTTCCATGCAGCCTTCATGCTGTTCTGCATCAGTGTCACCCGCTACATGGCCATTGCTCACCACCGCTTCTATGCCAAGCGCATGACACTCTGGACATGTGCAGCTGTCATTTGCATGGCCTGGACACTCTCTGTGGCCATGGCCTTCCCACCCGTCTTCGATGTGGGCACCTACAAGTTTATCCGTGAGGAGGACCAGTGCATCTTTGAGCATCGCTACTTCAAGGCCAATGACACGCTGGGCTTCATGCTTATGTTGGCTGTGCTCATGGCAGCCACACATGCTGTTTATGGCAAGCTGCTCCTCTTCGAGTATCGTCACCGTAAGATGAAGCCAGTGCAGATGGTGCCAGCTATCAGCCAGAACTGGACATTCCATGGCCCTGGGGCCACAGGCCAGGCTGCT includes these proteins:
- the GPR173 gene encoding probable G-protein coupled receptor 173, with protein sequence MANTTGQPEEVSGALSPPSASAYVKMVLLGLIMCVSLAGNAILSLLVLKERALHKAPYYFLLDLCLADGIRSAVCFPFVLASVRHGSSWTFSALSCKIVAFMAVLFCFHAAFMLFCISVTRYMAIAHHRFYAKRMTLWTCAAVICMAWTLSVAMAFPPVFDVGTYKFIREEDQCIFEHRYFKANDTLGFMLMLAVLMAATHAVYGKLLLFEYRHRKMKPVQMVPAISQNWTFHGPGATGQAAANWIAGFGRGPMPPTLLGIRQNGHAASRRLLGMDEVKGEKQLGRMFYAITLLFLLLWSPYIVACYWRVFVKACAVPHHYLATAVWMSFAQAAVNPIVCFLLNKDLKKCLRTHASCWGTGGAPAPREPYCVM